The following coding sequences are from one Hydrogenobacter hydrogenophilus window:
- a CDS encoding DUF72 domain-containing protein, which translates to MKVYVGCSGFSYEEWRGVFYPPTLKKEEFIVYYSKFFHVVELNFSFYSFPSRGTIKSLILRTKELKFSVKAHRTFTHTRNYTSQDAKKFLYSIEPLLEEDRFIAILFQFPESFHRREESLEYLIKLSKDFRGVQKVIEVRSKSFRSADFYSFLEEQGFSLVNTDAPKDSKFLVGPWVSAGDINYVRLHGRDPLKPYDYLYSLEELKKIKSKIKKLGDKPTYVFFNNTAKGQAVYNALQMKMLFGLQVSIPKKMEDFYRDREWE; encoded by the coding sequence TTGAAGGTTTATGTGGGATGTAGTGGCTTTTCTTACGAAGAGTGGAGGGGGGTGTTTTATCCCCCTACTTTGAAAAAAGAGGAGTTTATAGTCTACTATTCTAAATTTTTTCATGTAGTAGAACTAAACTTCTCTTTTTACTCTTTTCCCAGCAGAGGGACCATAAAGAGCCTCATATTAAGGACAAAAGAGTTGAAGTTTTCTGTAAAAGCTCACAGAACCTTTACCCATACAAGAAACTACACAAGCCAAGATGCTAAGAAGTTCCTTTACAGTATAGAGCCATTGCTTGAAGAGGACAGGTTTATAGCCATACTTTTCCAGTTTCCCGAGAGTTTTCACCGAAGGGAAGAAAGTTTAGAGTATCTAATAAAACTCTCTAAAGATTTTAGAGGCGTACAGAAGGTCATTGAAGTAAGAAGTAAAAGCTTTAGGAGTGCAGACTTTTATAGCTTTCTTGAGGAGCAGGGTTTTTCACTTGTTAATACGGACGCACCAAAAGACAGCAAGTTTTTAGTAGGACCGTGGGTGTCTGCAGGTGATATAAATTATGTAAGACTTCACGGAAGAGATCCGCTGAAACCTTATGACTACCTTTATTCTCTTGAAGAGCTAAAAAAAATTAAAAGCAAGATAAAGAAGTTGGGAGACAAACCTACCTATGTATTTTTTAACAATACCGCTAAAGGACAGGCTGTTTATAATGCACTGCAGATGAAAATGCTCTTTGGCTTGCAAGTATCTATTCCTAAGAAGATGGAGGACTTTTATAGAGATAGGGAGTGGGAATAG
- a CDS encoding type II secretion system protein has translation MCGNSKGFTLLEVLVATVLLGVFFSVLFDLLSNARKNYYESQLLFTDMLILNNKLILNQKENLEVKKEPLKDYPQIEETTYSYGKAQIYIYTPKR, from the coding sequence ATGTGTGGAAACTCTAAAGGCTTTACCCTTTTGGAAGTGCTCGTTGCAACAGTACTTTTAGGCGTATTTTTCAGTGTTCTGTTTGACCTGCTTTCAAACGCAAGGAAGAACTACTACGAATCACAGCTGTTATTTACAGACATGCTCATTTTGAACAACAAGCTCATACTTAATCAAAAAGAGAACCTTGAAGTCAAAAAAGAACCTCTTAAAGATTATCCACAAATAGAGGAGACTACATACTCTTATGGAAAAGCGCAGATCTACATCTACACTCCTAAAAGATAA
- a CDS encoding S8 family serine peptidase, protein MRKFLVLLLCFFAFSYSMDVKVLTKDGKVKVINLSHSDLKSLQEQRDILYVEPPKKLRFLDDVSSNSSYVVWGSGNQSIMISYNKPFFGYIFGASLSGNGCSQDGLFFQCASSTTLNISSVGSYRLILVGEGINSEDIVGGERKYLLGTRASLSGKTGKGVVIGIIDSGVNFCHPAFRNPDGTTRVLFYRDYTGIELNASQINSMINNGVCNYDDEGHGTAVAGVAGGYWASTRYNSPAKDAKFIIYKTNLLDTDVMMGLDYIKSKTQSLNMPAVVNLSLGTHLDPHDGTGLLDRYIDQVSGPGFVVVVSAGNEGSDRIHARITSSSGNVGISASSVDIEGWYTRGSSYRVQVCDQSGTSCVSAEPGNIANAQVGTTLCFAYIDNTTLSSPLNGDGQLYIQVSCTNPTNLILRLTRLSPSGIIDMWLEGEGRFTNGQVDDGFGGFSYTVSSPGTSKSAITVGAIGANYIGSSYFDNYGRIAFFSSRGPTRDNRIKPDVVADGYFQCTANANFSNTSNPNLCGSVGSGSYYVAMAGTSFSAPAVVSLIAMYMQDHPSADPIEVKNWLTGNALYDTEGTAPNIAYGYGKAVWKETPSSTGSSGGSSGGGCSMVSSGSPVSLFAWLLILVVALLRKRFFIFVS, encoded by the coding sequence ATGAGGAAGTTTCTTGTGCTTTTATTGTGCTTTTTTGCCTTTTCTTACAGTATGGATGTGAAGGTGCTTACAAAGGATGGAAAAGTAAAAGTAATAAACCTTTCTCACTCAGACCTCAAGAGCCTCCAAGAACAAAGAGATATCCTCTATGTAGAGCCACCCAAAAAGCTCAGATTTCTTGACGATGTTAGTAGTAATTCATCTTATGTAGTTTGGGGAAGCGGAAACCAATCCATAATGATAAGCTACAACAAGCCTTTCTTTGGTTACATATTTGGTGCAAGTCTAAGCGGGAACGGATGTAGTCAAGATGGGCTTTTCTTTCAGTGTGCATCTTCAACTACTTTAAATATTAGCTCTGTAGGTTCCTACAGGCTGATTTTGGTAGGTGAGGGTATAAATTCTGAGGACATAGTAGGAGGTGAGAGAAAGTACCTTCTGGGCACTAGGGCAAGCCTTAGCGGAAAAACGGGTAAGGGTGTTGTAATAGGTATAATAGACTCGGGCGTAAACTTCTGCCATCCTGCTTTTAGAAATCCTGACGGGACTACAAGAGTACTTTTTTACAGAGACTATACGGGTATAGAGCTAAACGCCTCGCAGATAAACAGTATGATAAACAACGGTGTTTGCAATTACGATGATGAAGGGCACGGCACTGCGGTGGCTGGTGTGGCAGGTGGCTATTGGGCATCTACTAGATACAACAGTCCAGCAAAGGATGCCAAGTTCATAATATACAAAACCAACCTGCTGGATACAGATGTGATGATGGGGCTTGATTACATAAAATCTAAGACACAAAGCCTTAACATGCCTGCGGTAGTCAACCTGTCCTTAGGAACGCATCTTGATCCCCACGACGGCACTGGACTTTTAGATAGGTACATAGACCAGGTTTCTGGACCTGGCTTTGTAGTAGTAGTTTCTGCCGGGAATGAGGGAAGCGACAGAATACACGCAAGAATTACTTCTTCAAGCGGTAATGTGGGCATAAGCGCATCAAGCGTGGATATAGAAGGATGGTACACAAGAGGTTCCTCTTACAGGGTTCAGGTTTGCGATCAGTCTGGCACAAGCTGTGTGAGCGCAGAGCCAGGTAATATCGCTAACGCACAGGTAGGTACTACTCTCTGCTTTGCTTACATTGATAACACAACTCTTTCCTCACCTCTTAACGGTGATGGCCAGCTTTACATTCAAGTGTCTTGCACAAACCCAACAAACCTTATTCTCAGGCTTACCAGGCTCAGCCCAAGCGGTATTATAGACATGTGGCTTGAAGGAGAAGGTAGATTTACCAACGGTCAGGTAGATGACGGTTTTGGTGGCTTTTCTTATACTGTCTCCTCGCCAGGCACCTCAAAGAGTGCTATAACGGTGGGAGCCATAGGAGCCAACTACATAGGTTCATCTTACTTTGATAACTACGGCCGTATTGCTTTCTTCTCTTCAAGAGGACCAACAAGAGATAATAGGATAAAGCCAGATGTGGTTGCAGATGGATACTTTCAATGCACTGCAAACGCTAACTTTTCTAATACTTCAAACCCAAACCTTTGCGGATCAGTTGGTAGTGGATCTTACTATGTTGCTATGGCAGGCACATCTTTTTCTGCACCTGCGGTAGTATCTTTGATAGCCATGTACATGCAAGATCATCCTTCAGCAGACCCCATTGAGGTGAAAAATTGGCTTACAGGAAATGCCCTTTATGACACAGAAGGGACAGCTCCCAACATAGCTTACGGATACGGTAAGGCTGTGTGGAAGGAAACGCCATCAAGCACAGGCAGTTCAGGAGGCAGTAGTGGAGGTGGATGCTCTATGGTGAGCTCTGGTTCGCCTGTGAGCTTGTTCGCATGGCTTTTGATTCTTGTTGTTGCGCTACTCAGAAAGAGGTTTTTCATCTTTGTTTCATGA
- a CDS encoding 6-pyruvoyl trahydropterin synthase family protein: protein MKWQITKVFNFEAGHRVWKQNLTYGRGAQFTQKEGVPQNKCVNLHGHSYTLEVVLGSDTLSEQDMVMDFYHVKNALKDLIDTIDHSFIIDINDPIYQELKEVAEKYGALKIFPVDFCPTAEALAKYFYDFLKKKLQEAGLLGEVRVVKVVLWETKTSKAEYMPE, encoded by the coding sequence ATGAAGTGGCAGATAACTAAGGTCTTTAACTTTGAAGCAGGACACAGGGTTTGGAAGCAAAACCTCACCTACGGAAGGGGTGCACAGTTTACCCAAAAAGAAGGAGTACCACAAAATAAATGTGTGAACCTTCACGGACATAGCTATACCCTTGAAGTAGTTTTGGGTTCAGACACCCTAAGCGAGCAAGATATGGTGATGGATTTTTACCATGTGAAGAATGCACTGAAGGACCTTATAGACACCATAGACCACAGTTTTATCATAGATATAAATGATCCCATATACCAAGAGTTGAAAGAGGTTGCGGAAAAGTATGGCGCTTTAAAAATATTTCCCGTAGACTTTTGCCCCACTGCGGAGGCTTTAGCCAAATACTTTTACGATTTTCTGAAAAAGAAACTTCAAGAAGCAGGCCTGCTTGGAGAGGTGAGGGTTGTTAAGGTTGTCCTCTGGGAGACAAAAACATCAAAGGCGGAATACATGCCAGAATGA
- a CDS encoding DsrE family protein: MRKVVFLLKGDPFSWKAHEALRVGLAIGINSEVNFIFIKDGVYSLTRWHPEKLEIQGFEKLLENIDYVNVKLFVEDTSAEERGLKESDFVKEVNFISSEEIKELIKDAEAVFVW, from the coding sequence ATGAGAAAAGTGGTTTTTTTGCTAAAAGGTGATCCCTTCTCTTGGAAAGCACACGAAGCTCTGCGAGTAGGTCTGGCTATAGGTATAAACAGTGAGGTTAACTTTATCTTTATAAAGGATGGCGTTTACTCCTTGACTCGCTGGCATCCAGAAAAGCTTGAAATACAAGGCTTTGAAAAGCTACTTGAAAACATAGACTATGTTAATGTAAAGCTCTTCGTGGAGGACACTTCAGCAGAAGAGAGGGGACTAAAAGAGTCAGACTTTGTTAAGGAGGTAAACTTTATTAGCTCTGAGGAGATAAAGGAACTTATAAAGGACGCGGAGGCTGTTTTCGTATGGTGA
- the atpA gene encoding F0F1 ATP synthase subunit alpha — protein sequence MATLTYEEALQLLREHIKGFEASAKMEEIGVVYYVGDGVARAYGLDHVMANELVEFDSGVMGLAFNLEEDNVGIIILGSESGIREGSIVKRTGRILDAPVGEGLIGRVIDPLGNPLDGKGPIKYEYRSPVEKIAPGVVKRKSVHEPLQTGIKAIDAMIPIGRGQRELIIGDRSTGKTTVCIDTILNQKDTDVYCIYVAVGQKRSTTARIIELLEKHGAMEYTCVVVASATDPASLQYLAPFVGCTIGEYFRDTGRHALVIYDDLSKHAEAYRQLSLLMRRPPGREAYPGDVFYLHSRLLERAAKLNDELGAGSLTALPIIETKAGDVAAYIPTNVISITDGQIYLEPDLFNKGVRPAINVGLSVSRVGGAAQIKAMKQVAGTLRLDLAQFRELEAFVQFASELDKATQQTINRGLRLVELLKQEPYSPIPVEKQIVAIYAGTNGYLDDIPVEAVRKFEKELYAYLDRERPDVLKDIKEKKALDDDLKRKIENALKDFKSKFIP from the coding sequence ATGGCAACACTTACCTACGAAGAGGCTTTGCAACTTCTGAGAGAACATATAAAAGGTTTCGAAGCAAGCGCCAAGATGGAAGAGATAGGAGTAGTTTACTATGTGGGTGATGGTGTTGCAAGAGCTTACGGACTTGATCATGTGATGGCAAACGAGCTTGTAGAGTTTGATAGTGGAGTTATGGGTCTTGCTTTTAACTTAGAAGAGGACAATGTGGGTATCATAATCCTTGGAAGTGAAAGCGGTATAAGAGAAGGTTCTATAGTAAAAAGGACTGGAAGGATACTTGATGCCCCTGTAGGTGAAGGACTCATAGGCAGAGTTATAGACCCTCTTGGAAACCCTCTTGACGGAAAGGGTCCCATAAAGTACGAATATAGATCACCAGTTGAGAAGATAGCGCCCGGTGTAGTCAAAAGAAAGTCTGTTCACGAACCCCTTCAAACAGGTATAAAAGCCATAGACGCCATGATCCCCATAGGAAGAGGACAGCGTGAGCTCATTATAGGTGATAGGTCAACTGGAAAGACCACTGTATGTATAGATACTATACTTAACCAAAAGGATACGGATGTTTATTGTATATATGTAGCTGTAGGACAGAAGCGTTCAACTACCGCAAGGATCATAGAACTTCTTGAAAAGCATGGAGCTATGGAATACACATGCGTGGTGGTAGCTTCTGCAACAGACCCAGCATCTTTGCAGTATCTTGCCCCCTTTGTAGGATGTACCATAGGTGAGTACTTCAGAGACACAGGAAGACACGCCCTTGTTATATACGATGACCTCTCAAAACACGCAGAAGCTTACAGACAGCTTTCCCTTCTTATGAGAAGACCCCCCGGAAGAGAGGCATACCCTGGAGATGTGTTTTATTTGCACTCAAGGCTTTTGGAGCGCGCTGCTAAACTAAACGACGAACTTGGAGCAGGCTCACTGACTGCTCTTCCCATAATAGAGACAAAAGCGGGAGACGTGGCAGCATACATTCCTACCAACGTTATATCCATAACGGATGGACAGATATACTTAGAGCCAGACCTTTTTAACAAGGGTGTGAGACCTGCCATAAATGTAGGCCTTTCCGTTTCTCGTGTAGGAGGTGCAGCGCAGATAAAGGCTATGAAACAAGTAGCAGGTACTCTTAGGCTTGATCTTGCTCAGTTCAGAGAGTTAGAAGCTTTCGTACAGTTCGCTTCTGAACTTGACAAAGCAACCCAACAAACCATAAACAGGGGACTCAGGCTCGTAGAACTTCTCAAACAGGAACCCTACAGTCCGATACCTGTGGAGAAACAGATAGTAGCCATATATGCAGGCACAAATGGATATCTTGATGACATACCCGTTGAGGCCGTGAGAAAGTTTGAAAAAGAACTTTACGCCTACTTGGACAGAGAGAGGCCAGATGTACTCAAAGATATAAAGGAGAAAAAGGCTTTAGATGATGACCTCAAAAGAAAGATAGAGAATGCTCTTAAAGACTTCAAATCTAAGTTCATACCTTGA
- a CDS encoding sulfurtransferase TusB, which translates to MVNTLWLVRKLGDFSSDLVDEERDIVILIQDGVLRIPTKKGWFVCKEDAQARGIKVPESIAKSYEEIAQLIVEAKKVVVW; encoded by the coding sequence ATGGTGAACACGCTGTGGCTTGTGAGAAAACTGGGGGACTTCTCCTCTGATCTTGTTGACGAAGAGAGGGACATAGTGATACTTATACAGGACGGAGTGCTGAGGATTCCTACCAAAAAGGGGTGGTTTGTCTGCAAGGAGGACGCTCAGGCAAGGGGAATAAAAGTTCCAGAAAGCATAGCCAAAAGCTACGAAGAGATAGCTCAGCTTATAGTAGAGGCAAAAAAGGTAGTGGTGTGGTGA
- a CDS encoding glycine--tRNA ligase subunit alpha, with amino-acid sequence MYFQDVVMNLHRFWAQKGCAVWQPYDIETGAGTMNPATFLKVLGPGRWNVAYVEPSRRPKDGRYGENPNRLQHYFQFQVVLKPSPEDPQELFLESLRALGIDPSEHDIRFVEDDWESPTLGAWGLGWEVWLDGMEITQFTYFQQAGGLDLEEISVEITYGLERIAMYLQDVESVFEIKWNQWLTYGDVFKKAEYEWSLYNFEKSEPEVLFKLYDIYESEVKRLLSEQLVLPAYDYLLKCSHTFNLLDARGVISVQERARYIRRMNNLAREVARLYLEIYDGKGKV; translated from the coding sequence ATGTACTTTCAGGACGTAGTTATGAACCTTCACAGGTTTTGGGCTCAAAAGGGGTGCGCTGTGTGGCAACCTTACGATATAGAAACGGGTGCTGGGACTATGAACCCTGCTACCTTTTTGAAGGTTTTAGGTCCCGGAAGGTGGAATGTTGCCTATGTAGAACCCTCAAGGAGACCAAAGGATGGCAGGTATGGAGAGAATCCTAACAGACTTCAGCACTACTTTCAGTTTCAGGTCGTCCTAAAACCTTCCCCAGAGGACCCACAAGAATTATTCTTAGAGAGTCTAAGAGCCTTGGGCATAGATCCATCAGAGCACGACATACGATTTGTAGAAGATGACTGGGAGTCTCCCACCTTAGGAGCTTGGGGGCTTGGTTGGGAGGTCTGGCTTGATGGTATGGAAATTACCCAGTTTACTTACTTTCAACAGGCGGGTGGGCTTGACCTTGAGGAGATATCTGTAGAGATCACTTATGGACTTGAAAGAATAGCTATGTATCTGCAGGATGTGGAAAGTGTTTTTGAAATAAAGTGGAACCAGTGGCTCACTTATGGTGATGTATTTAAAAAAGCTGAGTACGAATGGAGTCTTTATAACTTTGAAAAGTCAGAACCTGAGGTACTTTTTAAACTCTACGACATTTACGAAAGTGAGGTAAAGAGACTTTTATCAGAACAGTTAGTACTTCCCGCTTATGATTATCTTCTGAAATGCTCCCATACCTTTAACCTACTTGATGCCAGAGGAGTCATCTCCGTTCAGGAAAGGGCAAGGTACATAAGGAGGATGAATAACCTTGCCAGAGAGGTAGCAAGACTCTATCTTGAAATATATGACGGAAAAGGAAAAGTTTGA
- a CDS encoding tetratricopeptide repeat protein yields the protein MEDLRKDAQELFNKAYAYHMMGDIKKAIELYEQSIEMYPTAIAYTFLGWAYSMLGDYEKAIELCKQAIELDPDLGNPYNDIGSYLIALGRYEEAIPWLKRAITARNYEPRHYPHMNLARVYLAMGKFKDALDELENVIRLAPDYKPAHLLKHQILAMLN from the coding sequence ATGGAAGACCTCAGGAAGGATGCGCAAGAACTTTTTAACAAAGCGTACGCTTATCACATGATGGGGGATATCAAAAAAGCAATAGAGTTATACGAGCAGTCCATAGAGATGTATCCTACTGCCATAGCTTATACCTTCCTTGGATGGGCTTACAGCATGTTGGGGGATTACGAAAAAGCTATAGAACTTTGCAAACAAGCCATAGAGTTAGACCCTGACTTGGGAAACCCTTACAACGACATAGGGTCTTATCTTATAGCGCTGGGCAGGTACGAAGAAGCTATCCCTTGGCTCAAAAGGGCCATAACCGCAAGAAATTACGAACCAAGACACTATCCCCACATGAACTTGGCACGTGTTTACCTTGCCATGGGTAAGTTTAAAGATGCCTTAGATGAGCTTGAAAATGTTATAAGACTTGCACCAGATTACAAACCTGCACACCTATTAAAACACCAGATTCTTGCCATGCTCAACTGA
- a CDS encoding DsrE family protein — protein sequence MRFLFVVTSNPFAKDFSTLINLVKVLSKRGDVAVFFSGNGVYYLIRPESKILKDLGARLLYCAHSAHQRGVSSHADFFESSSTYNLSKMLPEYDKVIVFN from the coding sequence ATGAGGTTTCTTTTTGTGGTGACTAGCAATCCTTTTGCCAAGGACTTTAGCACGCTAATTAACCTTGTTAAAGTTCTATCAAAAAGAGGTGATGTAGCGGTGTTCTTTTCTGGCAACGGTGTGTATTACCTTATTAGACCAGAAAGTAAAATTTTAAAAGATTTGGGAGCGAGACTTCTTTATTGCGCTCACTCCGCACATCAAAGGGGTGTCTCGTCTCATGCGGATTTTTTTGAAAGCAGTTCCACATACAACCTTTCAAAAATGCTTCCCGAGTATGATAAAGTTATAGTGTTTAACTGA
- a CDS encoding pilus assembly FimT family protein: MEKRRSTSTLLKDKKGFTLLEVLIVLMLVGILFGVLSYSFYSFLTNSTNLLADSEKLKQEANLLLDIQRKVLSAKTLYMEKDKLFMITSVGDYYEGVVKCAYIYKDKTLYYYEFPYPYGDIRFYEEDKLIKLGRFDTFYVKAYDKGQFIDSFQGIPQVVYVKLNSHELFIKTLSSQRDS, translated from the coding sequence ATGGAAAAGCGCAGATCTACATCTACACTCCTAAAAGATAAAAAGGGCTTTACCCTTTTGGAAGTATTAATTGTTCTCATGCTCGTTGGCATACTTTTTGGTGTTCTCTCTTACAGCTTTTACTCTTTCTTGACAAACTCCACAAACCTTTTAGCAGATAGTGAAAAACTCAAGCAAGAAGCGAATCTGCTTCTGGACATACAACGAAAGGTTTTGTCAGCAAAAACCCTTTATATGGAAAAGGACAAACTGTTTATGATTACCTCTGTGGGAGACTACTACGAAGGAGTGGTCAAGTGCGCTTACATATACAAAGATAAAACTCTCTACTACTACGAGTTTCCATACCCTTACGGAGACATAAGGTTTTACGAAGAGGACAAACTTATAAAACTTGGGAGGTTCGATACTTTTTATGTAAAAGCTTACGACAAAGGACAGTTCATTGATTCCTTCCAAGGCATACCGCAAGTAGTTTATGTAAAACTAAACAGCCACGAGCTTTTTATAAAAACCTTAAGCTCTCAGAGAGATTCTTGA
- the gspG gene encoding type II secretion system major pseudopilin GspG — protein MRKGFTLIELLVVIVILGLLAAIVVPRITGRVEEAKIETTKIQMKAIKDALEQYKIDNGFYPTTEQGLKALVEKPTTPPIPQRWRQYLDKVPKDGWDRDFIYLSPGVGHPYELKSMGPDGKDGTDDDIDVWKL, from the coding sequence ATGAGAAAGGGTTTTACACTCATAGAACTTTTGGTAGTTATAGTAATTCTTGGCTTGCTTGCTGCTATAGTGGTGCCGAGGATCACAGGAAGAGTAGAAGAAGCCAAGATAGAAACTACAAAGATCCAGATGAAGGCTATAAAAGATGCCCTTGAACAGTACAAGATAGATAACGGATTCTATCCAACCACTGAACAAGGACTAAAGGCTCTTGTGGAAAAACCTACAACACCACCCATACCACAAAGGTGGAGGCAATACTTGGATAAAGTGCCCAAAGATGGCTGGGACAGGGACTTTATATACCTCTCACCAGGTGTAGGACATCCCTACGAGCTAAAATCTATGGGTCCAGATGGTAAAGATGGTACAGATGATGACATAGATGTGTGGAAACTCTAA
- a CDS encoding c-type cytochrome, translating to MKKLLLVAVAGLVGLSFANEQLAKQKGCFACHDIKAKKVGPAYVDVAKKYAGKKDAVDYLAKKIKQGGSGVWGSVPMPPQNVTDAEAKQLAQWVLSVK from the coding sequence ATGAAGAAGCTTCTGCTGGTGGCAGTAGCAGGACTTGTGGGTCTGTCTTTTGCTAACGAACAGCTTGCAAAGCAAAAGGGCTGTTTTGCATGCCACGACATCAAGGCTAAGAAGGTAGGACCCGCTTATGTAGACGTAGCTAAGAAGTATGCAGGAAAGAAGGACGCTGTTGATTATCTTGCCAAAAAGATAAAACAGGGTGGTTCGGGTGTTTGGGGTTCTGTACCCATGCCTCCTCAGAATGTAACAGACGCAGAAGCCAAACAACTTGCTCAGTGGGTGCTTTCTGTAAAATGA
- the lpdA gene encoding dihydrolipoyl dehydrogenase: MKFDLVILGAGSGGYEAALYAHRRGMKVALVELSPQSVGGNCLNKGCIPSKHMRHGAYLLEKFQKMHGYGIVPGGFEIDIKGLKSGREEIIRSIREGFKKFAQQVGIPIFYGRGVLKDRRTVYVEGEDKKINADFILLATGSSTTKVGQLSPDHRRIYDTDQIWDIEAFPKRLLIVGGGAVGVEFAYIFRMYGSQVMLVELKDRLLPSDYIPEESSRYLARKLKKLGVDVRLRTSVENVQEKDGELKVMLSDGSQVDVDIILLGVGRKPNTEGIGLEDVGVKKDDRGFVLVNDYCQTSVENIYACGDITSPLMLAHKAMYEGRVAVSHMLGDRDMKRNDLLIPKIIYSAYEVASVGLTEDQAEEMGYSPKVGVVSFIPNPKAMDDGENEGFVRLVVDETTGDILGCHIVGPHAGELIHQVVHVMKAGLKIDFLSKSIYSHPSLSEAIGQSAMEVYFGPISWVKGGKT, from the coding sequence ATGAAGTTTGACCTTGTTATATTAGGAGCAGGTAGTGGTGGATACGAGGCAGCTCTTTATGCACACAGAAGGGGTATGAAGGTAGCTTTAGTGGAACTATCACCCCAAAGCGTGGGGGGGAACTGTCTCAATAAGGGTTGTATACCTTCCAAACACATGAGACACGGAGCTTATCTTTTGGAGAAGTTCCAAAAGATGCATGGCTATGGGATAGTTCCAGGAGGTTTTGAAATTGACATAAAAGGGCTCAAGAGTGGTAGGGAGGAGATCATAAGGAGCATAAGGGAAGGTTTCAAAAAGTTTGCACAGCAGGTGGGTATACCCATATTTTACGGTAGAGGCGTGCTCAAAGACAGAAGGACTGTTTATGTAGAGGGAGAGGATAAAAAGATAAATGCGGACTTTATTTTACTTGCAACGGGTTCTTCTACCACAAAGGTGGGACAGCTATCTCCTGATCACAGGCGCATATACGATACGGACCAAATATGGGACATAGAGGCATTTCCCAAAAGACTACTCATTGTAGGGGGTGGAGCGGTTGGTGTTGAGTTTGCCTACATATTCAGGATGTACGGATCTCAGGTGATGCTTGTGGAGTTAAAAGATAGGCTTCTTCCATCAGATTACATACCCGAGGAGTCCTCAAGATACCTTGCAAGAAAGCTAAAGAAGTTAGGGGTAGATGTGAGGCTAAGGACATCTGTTGAGAATGTTCAAGAAAAAGATGGAGAGCTAAAGGTAATGCTCTCAGATGGCTCTCAGGTAGATGTAGACATAATTCTTTTGGGTGTAGGTAGAAAGCCCAACACGGAAGGCATAGGTCTTGAGGATGTAGGTGTTAAGAAGGATGATAGGGGATTTGTGCTGGTAAACGATTACTGTCAGACTTCTGTGGAAAACATATACGCCTGTGGAGACATAACCTCTCCTCTTATGCTGGCTCACAAAGCCATGTACGAGGGTAGAGTTGCGGTAAGCCACATGCTTGGCGATAGGGACATGAAGAGGAACGACCTTCTAATCCCTAAGATCATATACTCCGCTTACGAAGTTGCCTCTGTAGGGCTCACAGAAGATCAGGCGGAAGAAATGGGCTACTCTCCAAAAGTAGGAGTAGTTTCCTTTATTCCAAACCCTAAGGCTATGGACGATGGAGAAAATGAAGGATTTGTCAGGTTAGTGGTGGATGAAACTACGGGAGATATACTGGGTTGTCATATAGTGGGACCCCATGCAGGAGAGCTTATACATCAAGTAGTCCATGTTATGAAAGCAGGACTAAAGATAGACTTTCTCTCTAAGAGCATATACTCTCACCCTTCATTGTCGGAAGCCATAGGGCAGTCCGCTATGGAGGTTTACTTTGGACCTATATCTTGGGTAAAAGGAGGGAAAACATGA
- a CDS encoding sulfurtransferase TusA family protein translates to MKYDKELDIRGDVCPFTFVKSKLVLEQMQVGQILRVIVDYEPSAENVPKSMREEGQEVLAVNQIGEGQWEIIVRKLR, encoded by the coding sequence ATGAAGTATGATAAAGAACTGGACATAAGGGGTGATGTTTGTCCTTTTACCTTTGTTAAAAGCAAGCTCGTGCTCGAGCAGATGCAAGTAGGACAGATTCTGAGAGTGATAGTAGATTATGAGCCTTCAGCGGAAAATGTCCCCAAGAGCATGAGAGAAGAGGGTCAGGAGGTGCTTGCGGTTAATCAGATAGGAGAAGGGCAATGGGAGATAATAGTGAGAAAGTTAAGATGA